A window of Esox lucius isolate fEsoLuc1 chromosome 18, fEsoLuc1.pri, whole genome shotgun sequence contains these coding sequences:
- the LOC117593282 gene encoding uncharacterized protein LOC117593282 isoform X2 → MAGVHHTLIQLLILKLLNTGVFGESSSTYMYNILGDDVNMPCKNLVYPVNCNSVGWIHLKTGSRNAFQEVSEGKVRVESNRAERLTVKPDCSLTVHNVTSEDVGKYRCQTGNIDSLTHLSLLTISSSTPESDLKPDYPLTLRCTLHTPLGPGMCRYGELDKISLGWVDQTGADLQDVSRYHFTVHSTCDITLEVTLQREDINRRWTCQLTDKGKVKTYIYFHSTLSGVFGESSSTYTYNILGDDVNMPCKNLVYPVNCSSVGWIFAKIGLLNAIQEVSEGK, encoded by the exons ATGGCTGGGGTCCATCACACTCTCATTCAACTGCTGATCCTAAAGCTTCTAAATACAG GTGTCTTTGGAGAATCATCCTCTACATATATGTATAACATCTTGGGGGATGATGTCAATATGCCCTGTAAGAATTTGGTTTATCCAGTTAACTGCAACTCAGTTGGATGGATTCATTTAAAAACTGGGTCTCGTAATGCTTTTCAAGAAGTCTCTGAAGGGAAGGTGAGAGTTGAATCAAACAGAGCAGAGAGACTGACAGTGAAACCTGACTGTTCTCTAACAGTTCATAATGTCACCTCTGAGGATGTGGGAAAATACAGGTGTCAAACTGGAAACATTGATTCACTTACACATCTGTCTCTTCTCACCA tctccTCATCCACACCAGAGTCAGATCTGAAGCCTGATTATCCACTAACATTGCGGTGTACTCTGCATACGCCTCTTGGACCTGGAATGTGTAGATATGGAGAATTGGATAAAATAAGTCTGGGATGGGTGGATCAGACAGGTGCTGATCTACAGGATGTCTCCAGATACCATTTCACAGTCCATTCTACATGTGACATCACTCTGGAAGTAACACTCCAGAGGGAGGACATCAACAGGAGGTGGACGTGTCAGCTGACTGACAAGGGAAAAGTGAAAACCTATATTTACTTCCACTCCACATTGTCAG GTGTCTTTGGAGAATCATCCTCTACATATACGTATAACATCTTGGGGGATGATGTCAATATGCCCTGTAAGAATTTGGTTTATCCAGTTAACTGCTCCTCAGTTGGATGGATTTTTGCCAAAATTGGGCTTCTTAATGCTATTCAAGAAGTCTCTGAAGGGAAG TGA
- the LOC105009809 gene encoding uncharacterized protein LOC105009809 isoform X1 — MDGVHHTLIQLLILKLLSTGVFGELSSTYMYNILGDDVNMPCKNLVYPVNCNSVGWIHLKTGSRNAIQQVSEGKVRVDSNRAERLTLKPNCSLTVHNVTSEDVGKYRCQTGNIDSLTHLSLLTISSSTPESDLKPDYPLTLRCTLHTPFGPGMCRYGELDKISLGWVDQTRADLQDVSRYHFTVHSTCDITLNVTLQREDINRRWTCQLTDKGKVKTSIYFHSTLSDEKEENSDVDKWVVIGVVVFVAVFVVITTLVIFTKRTRIQMPVNTGHMMLANNSDGEQADITYSVVNIPAGSSVMNRDPKTEYATIRTRS; from the exons ATGGATGGGGTCCATCACACTCTCATTCAACTGCTGATCCTAAAGCTTCTAAGTACAG GTGTCTTTGGAGAATTATCCTCTACATATATGTATAACATCTTGGGGGATGATGTCAATATGCCCTGTAAGAATTTGGTTTATCCAGTTAACTGCAACTCAGTTGGATGGATTCATTTAAAAACTGGGTCTCGTAATGCTATTCAACAAGTCTCTGAAGGGAAGGTGAGAGTTGACTCAAACAGAGCAGAGAGACTGACATTGAAGCCTAACTGTTCTCTAACAGTTCATAATGTCACCTCTGAGGATGTGGGAAAATACAGGTGTCAAACTGGAAACATTGATTCACTTACACATCTGTCTCTTCTCACCA tctccTCATCCACACCAGAGTCAGATCTAAAGCCTGATTATCCACTAACATTGCGGTGTACTCTGCATACGCCTTTTGGACCTGGAATGTGTAGATATGGAGAATTGGATAAAATAAGTCTGGGATGGGTGGATCAGACACGTGCTGATTTACAGGATGTCTCCAGATACCATTTCACAGTCCATTCTACATGTGACATCACTCTGAACGTAACACTCCAGAGGGAGGACATCAACAGGAGGTGGACGTGTCAGCTGACTGACAAGGGAAAAGTGAAAACCTCTATTTACTTCCACTCCACATTGTCAG ATGAAAAAGAGGAAAATTCTG ATGTTGACAAGTGGGTGGTGATCGGGGTGGTGGTGTTTGTAGCTGTATTTGTGGTGATCACGACTCTGGTTATCTTCACGAAAAGGACTC GAATTCAGATGCCAGTCAACACAGGACATATGATGCTAGCAAACAACAGTGAT GGCGAACAAGCTGACATTACCTATTCTGTGGTGAACATTCCTGCTGGTAGCAGTGTGATGAACAGAGACCCAAAGACTGAGTATGCAACAATCAGAACAAGATCCTAA
- the LOC117593282 gene encoding uncharacterized protein LOC117593282 isoform X1, translating to MAGVHHTLIQLLILKLLNTGVFGESSSTYMYNILGDDVNMPCKNLVYPVNCNSVGWIHLKTGSRNAFQEVSEGKVRVESNRAERLTVKPDCSLTVHNVTSEDVGKYRCQTGNIDSLTHLSLLTISSSTPESDLKPDYPLTLRCTLHTPLGPGMCRYGELDKISLGWVDQTGADLQDVSRYHFTVHSTCDITLEVTLQREDINRRWTCQLTDKGKVKTYIYFHSTLSGVFGESSSTYTYNILGDDVNMPCKNLVYPVNCSSVGWIFAKIGLLNAIQEVSEGKVRVDSNRAERLTVKPDCSLTVHNVTSEDVGKYRCQTGNIDSLTHLSLLTSEYF from the exons ATGGCTGGGGTCCATCACACTCTCATTCAACTGCTGATCCTAAAGCTTCTAAATACAG GTGTCTTTGGAGAATCATCCTCTACATATATGTATAACATCTTGGGGGATGATGTCAATATGCCCTGTAAGAATTTGGTTTATCCAGTTAACTGCAACTCAGTTGGATGGATTCATTTAAAAACTGGGTCTCGTAATGCTTTTCAAGAAGTCTCTGAAGGGAAGGTGAGAGTTGAATCAAACAGAGCAGAGAGACTGACAGTGAAACCTGACTGTTCTCTAACAGTTCATAATGTCACCTCTGAGGATGTGGGAAAATACAGGTGTCAAACTGGAAACATTGATTCACTTACACATCTGTCTCTTCTCACCA tctccTCATCCACACCAGAGTCAGATCTGAAGCCTGATTATCCACTAACATTGCGGTGTACTCTGCATACGCCTCTTGGACCTGGAATGTGTAGATATGGAGAATTGGATAAAATAAGTCTGGGATGGGTGGATCAGACAGGTGCTGATCTACAGGATGTCTCCAGATACCATTTCACAGTCCATTCTACATGTGACATCACTCTGGAAGTAACACTCCAGAGGGAGGACATCAACAGGAGGTGGACGTGTCAGCTGACTGACAAGGGAAAAGTGAAAACCTATATTTACTTCCACTCCACATTGTCAG GTGTCTTTGGAGAATCATCCTCTACATATACGTATAACATCTTGGGGGATGATGTCAATATGCCCTGTAAGAATTTGGTTTATCCAGTTAACTGCTCCTCAGTTGGATGGATTTTTGCCAAAATTGGGCTTCTTAATGCTATTCAAGAAGTCTCTGAAGGGAAGGTGAGAGTTGACTCAAACAGAGCAGAGAGACTGACAGTGAAGCCTGACTGTTCTCTAACAGTTCATAATGTCACCTCTGAGGATGTGGGAAAATACAGGTGTCAAACTGGAAACATTGATTCACTTACACATCTGTCTCTTCTCACCAGTGAGTATTTCTGA
- the LOC105009809 gene encoding uncharacterized protein LOC105009809 isoform X2 codes for MDGVHHTLIQLLILKLLSTGVFGELSSTYMYNILGDDVNMPCKNLVYPVNCNSVGWIHLKTGSRNAIQQVSEGKVRVDSNRAERLTLKPNCSLTVHNVTSEDVGKYRCQTGNIDSLTHLSLLTISSSTPESDLKPDYPLTLRCTLHTPFGPGMCRYGELDKISLGWVDQTRADLQDVSRYHFTVHSTCDITLNVTLQREDINRRWTCQLTDKGKVKTSIYFHSTLSDVDKWVVIGVVVFVAVFVVITTLVIFTKRTRIQMPVNTGHMMLANNSDGEQADITYSVVNIPAGSSVMNRDPKTEYATIRTRS; via the exons ATGGATGGGGTCCATCACACTCTCATTCAACTGCTGATCCTAAAGCTTCTAAGTACAG GTGTCTTTGGAGAATTATCCTCTACATATATGTATAACATCTTGGGGGATGATGTCAATATGCCCTGTAAGAATTTGGTTTATCCAGTTAACTGCAACTCAGTTGGATGGATTCATTTAAAAACTGGGTCTCGTAATGCTATTCAACAAGTCTCTGAAGGGAAGGTGAGAGTTGACTCAAACAGAGCAGAGAGACTGACATTGAAGCCTAACTGTTCTCTAACAGTTCATAATGTCACCTCTGAGGATGTGGGAAAATACAGGTGTCAAACTGGAAACATTGATTCACTTACACATCTGTCTCTTCTCACCA tctccTCATCCACACCAGAGTCAGATCTAAAGCCTGATTATCCACTAACATTGCGGTGTACTCTGCATACGCCTTTTGGACCTGGAATGTGTAGATATGGAGAATTGGATAAAATAAGTCTGGGATGGGTGGATCAGACACGTGCTGATTTACAGGATGTCTCCAGATACCATTTCACAGTCCATTCTACATGTGACATCACTCTGAACGTAACACTCCAGAGGGAGGACATCAACAGGAGGTGGACGTGTCAGCTGACTGACAAGGGAAAAGTGAAAACCTCTATTTACTTCCACTCCACATTGTCAG ATGTTGACAAGTGGGTGGTGATCGGGGTGGTGGTGTTTGTAGCTGTATTTGTGGTGATCACGACTCTGGTTATCTTCACGAAAAGGACTC GAATTCAGATGCCAGTCAACACAGGACATATGATGCTAGCAAACAACAGTGAT GGCGAACAAGCTGACATTACCTATTCTGTGGTGAACATTCCTGCTGGTAGCAGTGTGATGAACAGAGACCCAAAGACTGAGTATGCAACAATCAGAACAAGATCCTAA